From Peromyscus eremicus chromosome 3, PerEre_H2_v1, whole genome shotgun sequence, one genomic window encodes:
- the LOC131906576 gene encoding large ribosomal subunit protein eL31-like: MAPTKKVGEKKGYSSINDVVTQIYTINIHKDIHGMGFKKHAPRAFKEIQTFAMKEMGTLVVHIDTGLNKAIWAKGIRNVPYRIHVSLSRKPNEDEDSPNKLYTLVTYVPVTTLKNLQSMWMRTNLLSQIK, from the exons ATGGCTCCCACAAAGAAGGTTGGTGAGAAGAAGGGCTATTCTTCCATCAACGACGTGGTGACCCAAATATACACTATCAACATTCACAAGGACATCCATGGAATGGGCTTCAAGAAGCATGCCCCTAGGGCATTCAAAGAAATCCAGACATTTGCCATGAAGGAGATGGGGACTCTAGTTGTGCACATTGATACCGGGCTCAATAAAGCCATCTGGGCCAAAGGAATAAGGAATGTTCCATACCGTATCCATGTAAGTTTGTCCAGAAAACCTAATGAGGATGAGGACTCACCAAACAAGCTCTACACATTGGTAACTTATGTACCTGTTACCACACTCAAAAATCTACAGTCAATGTGGATGAGAACTAATCTGCTGAGTCAAATAAA gtAG